A window of Clupea harengus chromosome 24, Ch_v2.0.2, whole genome shotgun sequence genomic DNA:
TGGTCTGGTGCCCCATGGCGGTGACGAAATATCCCGCGGCCTTACTATGTACACAAATATAATGAAACTAACTGCATGCCATTAAAACAATGGGCCATAGCTACTCCTAGTGTTTTTTGATTCAATCATAATCATTTCATTGCAAGCAAGGAGGCTCGGTTATTACCGTCCACACCCAAATCATATGAACGCAGTACTTTGACTGCTGAATTACAAAATGTGAAGGGGGAAACCAAGTGGGCATTTCAACAACTTGGAATGTACTCTCAAAGTaattgggtggctcttaaaagagcctttgttTGATATTTTATAGGACAGATTTACTTGGACTTCTCGGTCTTCTTGGGCAGCAGCACAGCCTGGATGTTGGGCAGCACACCACCCTGAGCGATGGTCACTCCGCCGAGCAGCTTGTTCAACTCCTCGTCGTTGCGCACAGCCAGCTGCAGATGGCGGGGAATGATACGACTCTTCTTGTTGTCACGGGCAGCGTTACCGGCCAACTCTAGGATCTCAGCAGTCAGATATTCAAGCACAGCAGCCATGTAGACCGGTGCACCAGCTCCAACACGATGGGCATAGTTGCCCTTGCGGAGAAGCCTGTGCACACGACCCACGGGAAACTGGAGTCCAGCCCTGGAAGAGCGAGTCTTGGCCTTAGCTCTGGCCTTTCCTCCGGTTTTGCCTCTGCCGCTCATTTTAGGGTTTCAATAGTTTCTTGTGAATCCTGAAGTGCTGTAAGCGAAGGAGTGTGAATTTATTCTACTCCAGCTCAGCGTTGCTCATTGCCTGTGGTTGAGGGGGGAATGTTGAGAGCCAATCAACGAGTAGGTCTGTGCGGGATGCCAAAGTCAGTTCAATTTGCCGCCTGCTGGATTTCCTTCCTCCTTTAAGCTTGTGATCACCAAAGTCACTGAATATTTTAACGCATGAAATAGTTACAGTTTTTTATGATTGGATAAACActcaaatcaaaagtattacacaattatcaaaaccttcactcaaggatCAAAACATCggcccagatttgcaccactataagcacatgtcaaaatcacactttttgcgaaacaatacacacagtgatttggCCTCCTTAGGTTTAGCTGCCTTGACTCTCTTGGGGATCTTAGCTGACTGTTTTGGTGTGATGGGCTTTTTGGCCTTCTTACAGTTTTTTcgattgtttacattttttttactattggataaacactaaaatcaaaagtattacacaattatctaaccttacactcaaggagcaaaaaaTTGGCCcggatttgcaccactataagcacaatgtcagctcacactttttgcaaaacaatacacatagtgatttgcaaaacactatacacacttgtatacattagacacagaagtatatcaagatgtcacttccttgcaatcccaaagcactgactgtcaaattaccacacctatgagccaTTGGTTAAATAcagcgcaaacacatgattgcttacaGTTTCTCTCAATTGCTAAAACACTAAAACCCATTGGCTGAACAAAATTCTCAGTtgccaggggggtattcgtcgtagctcgctaagcgttttagcgagctaattttcaggctaagattaaaaaaaacgcccctcgttttggttcgtggaagcaactttcgataaatcaccatagtaacatatcaattagcactaacctgctccagcgcaggctaacttaagtgtagctggataagcttccCACACCCCCgtaaaaggagggatcccatttaccaaggactgatattagatagttagattagcgtagggagagagttctttgcgatcgccaagatccattattccatcatgatgagttcttgtatgagcgctacggattcagccgacaaggaatcattaatttacaagaccttctcgagtaatttattgcaaacaccacagtcgaacattgactgtcttgcgcttttttgcaagtggtacatttttgtagtgtcggtgatgcggagaacaaagcactcataattatatgacagtatTATTAGTataccatagcatatcattattgtagaaaatgatttatgtggactcatgataagaatagagagaaatacacacaatttattttcactgcttcaatttattgcatttgttattaatacatttacatttagtcatttaacagacgcttttattcaaaacgacttacaaggaaatgtaaaactacactgtgataggaggtgaggggaatcgaTGTAGCAACCTAGCAGGTACTTACCAAGAGCtgtatcctctgtaccagtctTGCCGTCACGTTTTCAGTCATAAATATAATGCTATTAATATCCCAACACACCGCCTCTTGTTTTGCTCTCACaacggtggcggtgttgaattttgccatgattatggtcttgtattcttcataagcgttcgtgttcatctcctgctcgccagcggagaaaaaaagagcccttttctttgagtttagaaccattataccgttagaaaatcattgttttggtgatcgacctttcctgccttttgaagtaggacgtgcacgcgcaattgccctgataagtttagcctggttgaaattacagtttttctcgattgcttaaacacaattttgactgctttgttttgtttttcatttcactcacacaattagcacaaccacacacccaatgagcaaaacacctcagatccattgcaaaatgaaacactcttgtaaaaactatacactaatttaacaaaaccatattttgttaccatatgaaacacacacgttgcatatgactgaattctgtttgtaccacttacacactgctgttataaacctaaaacactttcagcaattctacttctcagtgattggAGTAGTGTAATGAAGTACATatagaaagtgcaaatatacaataaattcaacaaacactacacaagaccagtgctgcagactgatgaaaatataatttaatcctctccatatacccaaatcagtcaacatgtcaacatggagaatcacaacaaaacatgtcccagttttcatgctacttcagtagtgtgcataacactgtaagctcagcaaatatcagacaaacgtaaaatgatgtttccagtacaggttacaattccattaaaaaaagatcagaaaaaaaatgaaaatacagtacaaaaaaagttgtttcattttaccctgatCTCTTATTACAgtaggatgtgtgccagtgttgattgagagacctgatggacattactgtattgaaaatggcatggtcaccaaaaatgttggcttgaatttctctgagcctgatagcattattttccaaaaccatgtttatgatctctcgatcttgttcttgcgtgaatacGGGCCCCcatcctcctttcaagtttatttgatgaatttggtcttcttcttctttgagcacgttttcctcctgcttcaggtcttcctcttcctctacatccACCTCGACttcagcctctggcatggcctctggcatggcctccgcctcttcctccttctcctcctctgtggattccccctctcagcctcactcttcttcttctgactcctaccattttggttgaagacagatgaactcatctgctgcatttctatagtgcttaaacctgtttggtgtgtctacaattaagcaatcatgtgtttgcgcacttgatggctgtgtttatttgacagggTCATAGGTGTGGTTATTTGacacagtgttttggaattgcaaggaagtgacctcttgatatactCCCGTGtcattcaagtgtgtttagtgttttgcaaatcacttgtgtgtattgttttgcaaaaagtgtgatgttgacatgtgtttatagtggtgcaaatctgagctgttgttttgctccttgagtaaaggttttgataattgtgtaatacttttgatttcagtgtttatccaatcgtaaaaaactgtaaccacatgatttggaggcggatgagccgttgacaaaccgatatttgctgttctcaatcagctcgctaatgttaacgtgctaaaaggacaattgattacagtttttctcgattgactacacacaaaaactggaacttataacACAATGActacaacctgtaactcatgtgccaactccctaaaccaattctgctaaactataaatcacaattatctgctttagacacagatttcaattgttagccacactttcttcaaaacacaacacacaattatctgctttaaacacagatttaaattgttaaccacactttcttcaaaacactaaacaccatcctctctactttgcacacttcatcaatgccaaaacctccttgtgttcagacagaacacactgctttTCAAtaggcaaaacttccatttccacggctgttgtgcaatttggaaTCAAGGCTTTAGCAATATAAGGGCCACAGGTGACCTCCTGATTTGAAGAAGAATGGATGAAAACATGGAAGGTAGAGGAgaccagagaggcagaggagtaagggtaagggtaagggtaagggtaagggtaagggtaagggtaagggtaagggtaaggggatgaggaggaggaggagtacgaGGAGGAGTACGAGGAGGACGAGTGAGAAGGAGGGGTGTGATCTcagatgagattcgggccacagTAATTGACCATGTCCTCAACCATGGTTTAACCATGCatgaggctggccagagggtgcAACCTCATATAAGCCGCTTTTCAGTAGCATCCATCATCCGGACGTTCAGAAgagagaataggtaagaaacactactatgacagaaaaacactagtttgaatccttatcaggagcatagtgttcttgtatttactgtataactattttacattgtactgtatttgtatattttgcagAACTGAAAGATTACCCCAGCGTGGTGGGAGGGAGCGTATGTTTACAGCGGAGCAGGAGACGGCGATAGTAAACATGGTTCTGGCGAATAATGCATAaccataaaacaaataaaaactgcCATTATTGATGACCAGGCCATGTTCCACAACATTGCCACTGTAAGCATAGCTACAGTGGACCGTGTGTTAAGGCGGAAACAGCTGAGAATGAAGCAGGTCTACCGGGTGCCATTCGAACGGAACTCCGAAAGGGTTAAACAAATACGGCATGACTATGTGCAGGTAAGTCCTATATATtctcacaactgattgcgtcctatcagcactgacacattactgtactgtttggtaatccaatccaatgttattttcaagtgtttcacaacaatgtgtaggtctatttctgatacaatattgtcatgtttgtttcagagaGTTCTTGAGCTAGAGGCAACGGAAGAGGTCCATAACTTCATCTATATTGATGAAGTTGGTTTCAACCTCTGTAAAACTAGGCGTCGGGCGAGAAATATTATCGGCCAGCATGCCATTGTAAATGTCCCTGGCCAGCGGGAAAGGGAATATCACTCTTTGTGCTGCCATCAATCACCACGGCATCCTCCATCACCACTCAATCCTTGGCCCCTACAACACTGCACGTCTCCTCACATTCCTGGACACACTCCACAACACGGTAATACCACCAGACCAGCCAGATAATGCAGAGCAGCCCAGGTACGTTGTTATCTGGGACAACGTAAGTTTCCACCGGGTTGCTCTGGTGCGCACCTGGTTCACCAACCACCCACGGTTCTTGGCACTTCCCCTCCCACCATACTCTCCCTTTCTAAATGCTATAGAAGAGTTATTTtctgcatggaggtggaaagtGTATGCACGCAATCCTCAAGCGCAGATCCCCAGGCCATGGAGGAGGCATGTGGAGATATAGCCCCGGAGGCATTCCAGGGCTGGATTCGCCACACCAGGCGATACTTCCCCCGCTGCTTGGCCAGGGAGAATATAGCCTGCGATGTTGATGAGGTCCTGTGGCCAGACAGGAACCGACGACAGGATGAAGCCtaatttttttgtccttttttatttacatttttctttctttttttgttgactgtagtggtctattttctattgtttgttctgtgaaaaaatttgaaaaaataaagaaacattttgctcctgataaggccttcatactggtgttttcccatttcatagtagtgttttccattgagcacattaGTGTTCAAtagatgcttagaatgtctactcatataatgggctgtgtttgtcatttgaaaacaaaatacccttttgaggtgacataacactgttttgaaagcaaagttgcattttgcaggagatataaagggttttgtattttgtgtgagtggttttggaatttgtgtttagagttttgagaaaacgaggcatgctttcaaaaaatgtgtttatcgagaaaaactgtaacttaGCTTTAACCcttacgacgaataccccccctGAACTCATGTAGCTAATTGTGTAGTCTGTTGTCAATACCTCTGTCTCACTTAGACTTCTCAGCAAAACTCAACACATTCTCAGTCTCAAAACACATTCTGGGCCccattcgtcgtaagggctgaagcgaagttaatcaattgtccttttagcccgttaacattagcgagctgattgagaacagcaaatatcgattcgtcaacggctcatccgcctccaaatcatgtggttaatttcaaccaggctaaactgcacgtcctacttcaaaaggcaggaaaggtcgatcaccaaaacaatgattttctaacggtataatggttctaaactcaaagaagagggctctttttttctccgctggcgagcaggagatgaacacgaacgcttatgaagaatacaagaccataatcatggcaaaattcaacaccgccactgCTGTAAGAGCAAGGCAAGAggcggtgtgttgggatgtttataggatgatatctatgtatgaaaacaTGACGGCAAGTGtggactggtacagaggatactGCTACCGGTTAgtaactgcaaggttgctagtttgactcccctcacctcctacctcgATGAAGTTTTaaatttccttgtaagtcgctttgaataaaagcgtctgttaaatgactaaatgtattaataacaaatgcaatacatTGAAGCAGtgtaaataaattgtgtgtatttctctctattcttatcataaGTCCACataaatcattttctacaataatgatatgctatggtgtactaataacactgttatataattatgagtgctttgttctccgcatcacgacactacaaaaatgtaccactcgcaaaaaagcgcaagacagtcaacgtttgactgtggtgtttgcaataaatgactcgagaaggtcttgtaaattaattattccttgtctgCTGAATCGGTAgagctcatacaagaactcatcatgatggaataatggatcttggcgatcgcaaagaactctctccctacgctaatctaactatctaatatcagtccttggtaaatgggatccctcctttttccaggggtgtggcaagcttatccagctacacttaagttagcctgccctggagcaggttagtgctaatcgatatgtaactatggtgatttatcaaaagttgcttccacgaaccaaaaagaggggcgtttttttatcttagcctgaaaattagctcgctaaaccgcttagcgagctacgacgaatacccccctgatgTCTTTTCAGGATGCTTACCATTGTTGacagagacctgatggacattattgaaaatgaccgataatgttggcttgaatttctctgagcctgatagcattattggccataaccatgtttatgatctctctctcttgttcttgtgtgaatatgggcccccttcctcctttcaaattaatttgataaCTTTGGgcctcttcttctttgagcacgttttcctgcttcacctctgcctctggcatggcctccgcctcttcctccatctgtggattccccctctcaccttcactcttcttcttctgactctttccattttggttgaagacaggtgaactcacctgctgcatttctatagtgcttaaacctgtttggtgtgtctacaattaagcaatcatgtgtttgcgcacttgatggctgtgtttaaccaatggctcataggtgtggtaatttgacagtgttttggaattgcaaggaagtgacacattgatatacttctgtgtctaatgtatacaagtgtgtttagtgttttgcaaatcactgtgtgtattgttgtgcaAAAAGTGTGAGCTGACTCTGCTAATAGTGGTGCAAATCCAGGCCGATGTTTTGCTCATTGAGTGTAAGGTtagataattgtgtaatacttttgattttagtgtttatccaatcgtaaaaaactgtgaGTCACAAAAATATGAttttacacacactctagtCAATATCATCAGTCAATATCAACAAAAGTGTGAAGGCCATTGTTTTTATCCAATGTTTTGTGAGCTGAAATTAAAGCTCTTGCAATTTCTTTCAAATTCTCTGCAAAATTAATATTCAGTATGTGGCCATCATCGTATGGACTCCATAGGTTACAGTCTACATTAGCTGGTTTCGTAATATGAACTGTAGCTCAGTAACATTGTTGAGATTGTTCCATGTGTGaggcatttcattttttttttctgaataatACATAAAAACCTGAAATCGTCACAAACGCACGAACTGTATAAACCAATACGGGctaccctttgcttttttttttttaccaataaATGTTCCAAATTTCCGCATTCCCATTAgagatgtgtgtctgctgtgatgTCGGATCGGCTGAATATGTCTGGCAGTCATGTGTTTCACTAAGTCCAAACAGATCCCATCTGAAAAGCACAGATTCGCACAGGGTACTTTATTATCGATTCTACGGGTTATAGAGGTCCATGATTTGTTCTATTGCTCACCGAGATGCACATGCCATATGATTTTATAACTTTTATGGATGAGTTTTCCTCAGAAAACAAATATGGGTTGCCACGACGCCCCTGTCACTTCTACGGTTGTCTGTTTGTTAAAACACGGAAAGGGGGGAAATGCGAGGTAATTTAAGTTTGCTTTAAAGTGCAAGCCGTGAACTTTACAACCGACATCTTCATATCCGTACATTTTGTTTCGTTAGTCacattttgatacaaaatgcgAGTGGAGAAAACACAAGCGAGTCCATCGCGGAAGAGAGGAATTGAGAGCTCTTTCAGTTGAGTCTCAACGGTTCTCATGCCGATTTTAAGTACAACCCGCTGGCTACTCGTGGTACTCATTCACACAACTGTCTCGTACTCTGAACATAAGACATCACGTTACTATGGCTGAAGTTGCCCCAGCTGCCGCGCCTGCTAAGTCTCCCAAGAAGAAAGCACCACGGCCCAAGAAAACCGGACCGAGTGTGGGCGAGCTTATCGTCAAATCCATTACTGCATccaaggagaagaagggagttTCTCTGGCTGCCCTGAAGAAGGCTTTGGCCGCTGGTGGATACGATGTGGAAAAGAACAACGCTCGTGTCAAGGTGGCCATCAAGAGTCTCGTCTCAAAGGGTACACTGGTTCAGACTAAAGGAACTGGCGCCTCCGGCTCCTTCAAGCTGAACAAacaggcagaggtgaagaagCCTGCGAAGAAGGCTCCCGTCAAAGCCAAGAAGCCGGCAGCAAAGAAGCCCGTTGTAGCAAAGAAGCCCGTTGTAGCAAAGAAGCCCAAGAAGGCAGTGGCGAAGAAGCCCGCAGCTGCTGCAAAGAAGTCTCCGAAGAAAGCCAAGAAACCCGCTACGCCTAAGAAGGCAACAAAGAGCCCCAAGAAGGCCACAAAGCCCGTCGCACCCAAGAAGGCCACAAAGCCCGCCGCACCCAAGAAGGCAGCTAAGAGCCCCAAGAAAGTTAAAGCAGCGAAACCCAAGGTGGCCAAGCCTAAAGCCACCAAAGTGAAAAAGGCTGCCCCTAAGAAGAAGTAAATGTTGCACTTCACGTGCTGCTCAATGTAGTTGaaaaaaggctcttttaagagccacccaaaaTTTCATTTGAATGCATCTCTTCCTTCAGTTTTGATGGTAAAATCTAAGAAAAAGTAGATTTTGGACATCATACTGTATATTGCAGTCAAAGCTCTTTTGAGTGCCAcccaaaatgtatttgaatgcaTCTATGCCGAAACAAACTAGTGAGAAAAGAGGCTGTTTCTTTATATATCATTAAGGTTGTGCTTCATGAAGCAGCCTTGTTGATtttatatgcatatatttgcgtgtgtgtgtgtataatttacATAAATACGTGTAATTTCAAGACTGATACATCCAGTGTGTTGGTAATTTTTCAAATACCAAAGATTGGTAtgttggatatatatatatatagatatatatgtttgtgtaatttatacacacatatataaacatagcaACAATCATATGACTTCCCATTTCAAAATCCATTTTGAGCAGGTCTATGACAAGTCCTAGTAGAGTTGaaacaactcaactcaactggTAGAGTTGAAACACTTTTTGTTTTACCTTGTTGCAAAAATATTGGCAGACTGCTTCGTATTTGAACCTATTTGCAACATACACCTCTCATCTCTATTTCTAGTTCACTGTATGCAGCTTAAGTTTTCTGATATGTTCATCTAAATGCAGTCGTAGAAAATCTCTAGACAAAGAGTTTGTTGAGACGCGTAACCTTTATTTACAACATGCAAACAGAGGGGACCTAGTTAATTAAGTGTCTTTAACCATCATTGAgtgcatatttttttaatacCTCCAAGTCTCCTCCTAGTTTAACTTCTTTACTTGGCACTGTTGGCACTGTATGTTTAGTATATTGCACTGTATATttactatatttatatatactctgtatatttagtatagttagtatatttattacattcatatatatatatatattatatatttatagttGTCTACGTTAGTATAGGTTTGTTATATGTTTAATATATGTTCAGAatatttatatgttatgttaggttgttgtgcggtgtgtgttgactctgactctgtgttgttctgtgcatctgacaaaaaaagacttgaaacttgaaacagGCTAAGAAGTTAGACAAGAACTGATAAATAAAGTATGTTACAACTTTCCCCTTGTTGCAACTGTACCCGGTCTCCCGTACACTGATACAGTCACTAAAGCGTTTCTGTCCTATAAAATGTATCGATATGTATTACAATATATCTATTTTCAGTTCTACTTCGTTAAGGCATTACGCATGCGGGTTGACGCACCACGGTGACGCGCTATGTGCTGCATGTTCGCGCCAATATGGCAAAGTAGGAGGGACGGACGAGGAGGAGTGTTTGTAGTCGTCAAAAAGGTCCTCCGGATGGGTATAAGAAATCGTACCACAGTGTGAACCAGTCATATTTCTGAAAATTCAGACTGCAGACATGAGTGGAAGAGGCAAGGGAGGTAAAGGACTCGGAAAGGGGGGCGCCAAGCGTCATCGTAAGGTTCTTCGTGATAACATCCAGGGTATCACAAAGCCCGCAATTAGGCGTCTTGCTCGTCGTGGTGGTGTGAAGCGTATCTCTGGCCTCATCTACGAGGAGACCCGTGGCGTGCTGAAGGTGTTCCTTGAGAACGTTATCCGTGATGCCGTCACTTACACTGAGCATGCAAAGAGAAAGACCGTCACTGCAATGGATGTCGTCTATGCTCTGAAACGCCAGGGTCGTACTCTGTACGGTTTTGGAGGTTAAACATCAGTCATCCCCTTCTGAAACAAAAACCaacggctcttttaagagccacccaagTACTTACGTAAAACATTATTCCAAGTATGTTTCTATTGAAAATCAACTGATATTTACAGATTGGTGGTGTTCACTACGGATGACTTACTGAAAATATTATATAATTCACAACATGCCACGCAACAGCCATTATAAATGCTTATGTATTGCATCCTGCAGATCACTTTAATGCTTTCTTTTAGTGAGCCTTCTCGTTTTAGGTTATTTTAAATTTACTTTCACTGATTAGCTACATAGCCATGCTTACCATTAAGCAGTAAAACTTTATCAGCATGTGTAATACCAAGTTCAAAGTACAATTGTATGAACTGATCCATGTTGCATGTAAGTGGCGAATAGACCAAGCGTAGTGGGTTTGCAAAAGTAGGTAATgcaaaatgtaggctattgcaTCAAAATCCCACTGATACTCAGGGGCTCCCTACAAAAGCATACACTGCAAACCTTTTTGGAGTTTTTCCTAATCTGTTTGGTATAACATACAGGAAAACTGAAGATAACTGTAACACATGTAACACACGCACATGGAAAACAATTATGCTTATCAAATTCACATCGTAGTATTTCTGGCATGTAGATATTCTAactgaagaaaagaaacattcGGATATTGAGTCATATGCTGCAACTCACTTTCATGGATGCACGTATAGGCTACTTTAATCTTTCCTATACAGACTTTGTCAGTGATAACGATGAACATTTATTGAAAATATTTATCACTTAGAATGAGGCTAAATTAATGCGGTAGGTATGGTATATTGACTTTATTTTAGTCATGTCAAGGTAGCTCAAAAAGTGCGGGAAGATAACAAACGGACCCGCCCCTGCGCTTCACAGTAACCAACCATCGTCTGGGATTCTGGTAATGGCTGGCCTAGGGCACATATTAGCATAGAGCGCTGTATATATAGAGGTGGCACGAATCAGCGAAATACCAGCGTTCTGTCAGAATCTTCATACGGATAGCGTCATGCCTGAGCCAGCAAAGCCCGCCCCGAAGAAGGGCTCCAAGAAAGCCGTAACAAAGACCACCGCTAAAGGAGGCAAGAAGCGCAGAAAGACCAGGAAGGAAAGCTATGCCATCTACGTGTACAAGGTCCTGAAGCAGGTCCACCCCGACACCGGCATCTCCTCCAAGGCCATGGGCATCATGAACTCTTTCGTGAATGACATCTTCGAGCGTATCGCTGGAGAGTCTTCCCGTTTGGCTCACTACAACAAGCgctccaccatcacctccaggGAGATCCAGACTGCAGTGCGTCTCCTTCTGCCCGGTGAGCTTGCTAAGCACGCCGTCTCTGAGGGAACCAAGGCCGTCACCAAGTACACCAGCTCAAAGTAAAGCGTTCTACGCTTTCTAAcccaaaggctcttttaagagccacccacatTGTCTTTGAAAAGCAGTTTCAACGTTATCACAAGCGCCATGTGTTTTCAGGATAT
This region includes:
- the LOC105895816 gene encoding histone H4 produces the protein MSGRGKGGKGLGKGGAKRHRKVLRDNIQGITKPAIRRLARRGGVKRISGLIYEETRGVLKVFLENVIRDAVTYTEHAKRKTVTAMDVVYALKRQGRTLYGFGG
- the LOC105895806 gene encoding histone H1-like isoform X2, which codes for MAEVAPAAAPAKSPKKKAPRPKKTGPSVGELIVKSITASKEKKGVSLAALKKALAAGGYDVEKNNARVKVAIKSLVSKGTLVQTKGTGASGSFKLNKQAEVKKPAKKAPVKAKKPAAKKPKKAVAKKPAAAAKKSPKKAKKPATPKKATKSPKKATKPVAPKKATKPAAPKKAAKSPKKVKAAKPKVAKPKATKVKKAAPKKK
- the LOC105895812 gene encoding histone H2A-like; its protein translation is MSGRGKTGGKARAKAKTRSSRAGLQFPVGRVHRLLRKGNYAHRVGAGAPVYMAAVLEYLTAEILELAGNAARDNKKSRIIPRHLQLAVRNDEELNKLLGGVTIAQGGVLPNIQAVLLPKKTEKSK
- the LOC105895806 gene encoding histone H1-like isoform X1 translates to MAEVAPAAAPAKSPKKKAPRPKKTGPSVGELIVKSITASKEKKGVSLAALKKALAAGGYDVEKNNARVKVAIKSLVSKGTLVQTKGTGASGSFKLNKQAEVKKPAKKAPVKAKKPAAKKPVVAKKPVVAKKPKKAVAKKPAAAAKKSPKKAKKPATPKKATKSPKKATKPVAPKKATKPAAPKKAAKSPKKVKAAKPKVAKPKATKVKKAAPKKK
- the LOC105895813 gene encoding histone H2B 1/2-like, coding for MPEPAKPAPKKGSKKAVTKTTAKGGKKRRKTRKESYAIYVYKVLKQVHPDTGISSKAMGIMNSFVNDIFERIAGESSRLAHYNKRSTITSREIQTAVRLLLPGELAKHAVSEGTKAVTKYTSSK